One window of the Grus americana isolate bGruAme1 chromosome 13, bGruAme1.mat, whole genome shotgun sequence genome contains the following:
- the CDK10 gene encoding cyclin-dependent kinase 10 isoform X2: MDNEKDGMPISSLREITLLLQLRHPNIVELKEVVVGNHLESIFLVMGYCEQDLASLLENMQTPFSEAQVKCIILQVLKGLQYLHENYIIHRDLKVSNLLMTDKGCVKIADFGLARTYGMPPKPMTPKVVTLWYRAPELLLGMTTQTTGIDMWAAGCILAELLAHKPLLPGTSEIHQIDLIVQLLGTPNENIWPGFSKLPLVSQYTLRKQPYNNLKHKFPWLSEAGLRLLNFLFMYDPKKRATAKDCLESSYFKEKPLPCEPELMPTFPHHRNKRAAAAGAGTESQAKRGKP, from the exons ATGGACAACGAGAAAGATG GAATGCCCATCAGCAGCCTGCGGGAGAtcaccctgctcctgcagcttcGCCACCCCAACATTGTGGAGCTGAAGGAGGTGGTTGTAGGGAACCATCTGGAGAG CATTTTCCTGGTGATGGGATACTGCGAGCAGGACCTCGCCAGCCTTCTCGAGAACATGCAGACGCCTTTTTCAGAAGCTCAG GTCAAGTGCATCATCCTGCAAGTCCTCAAGGGCCTGCAGTACCTTCACGAGAACTACATCATCCACAG GGACCTGAAGGTGTCCAACCTGCTCATGACTGACAAAGGCTGTGTGAAGATAG CCGATTTCGGACTGGCACGCACCTACGGGATGCCACCGAAGCCGATGACCCCCAAAGTCGTCACACTCTG GTACCGAGCGCccgagctgctgctggggatgaCGACCCAGACCACCGGCATCGATATGTG GGCCGCGGGCTGCATCCTCGCCGAGCTGCTGGCCCACAAGCCGCTGCTGCCGGGCACCTCCGAGATCCACCAGATCGACCTGATCGTGCAGCTCCTGGGGACGCCCAATGAAAACATCTGGCCG GGTTTCTCCAAGCTGCCCCTGGTGAGTCAGTACACCCTGCGGAAGCAGCCCTACAACAACCTCAAGCACAAGTTCCCCTGGCTGTCAGaggccgggctgcggctgctcaACTTCCTCTTCATGTACGATCCCAAGAAGCG GGCAACGGCAAAGGACTGCTTGGAGAGCTCCTATTTCAAGGAGAAGCCCCTGC CCTGCGAGCCGGAGCTCATGCCCACCTTCCCCCACCACCGCAACAAGCGGGCGGCCGCTGCCGGCGCGGGGACAGAGAGCCAGGCGAAGCGCGGCAAGCCCTGA
- the SPATA2L gene encoding spermatogenesis-associated protein 2-like protein, producing MCAGSALRQEYGQEYGQEYRQEYRRCLEREFRRGRAGACSDPSFGERLRQRLRLEPALLGALQEDGPGLLSRGLRGRPDPGPALRGLASAFRLLELAAVNLYLFPWRKEFGTVQTFSGAYVHLLRPALPEADLVRIFSRLGYERRDRHCLAISRPPPGPELAAAACGFFACRLECEILAEVMLRLQPRQLRAEDLLEARWLAGDADTCAEILQQRGTQREAAANCGDTVDLYQEMLAGSEDPGGEDAARAALWRDPGSPRGAQDVPGRGWDRCGDGELGQEPMPSTGTPDPDTSSSSCLFLEQELGGASSPLSALATGSISPPVPVEPQDLAPPVLQEAPELPCYQLHSCLRRGTLPSYCCTTCQQLHAGACVVGQACRTRHSGQELRSERQRRLWLQRTEVDMLLADGSGPWA from the exons ATGTGCGCGGGCTCGGCGCTGCGGCAGGAGTACGGGCAGGAGTACGGGCAGGAGTACCGGCAGGAGTACCGGCGCTGCCTGGAGCGGGAGTTCCGTCGAGGCCGCGCCGGGGCCTGCTCCGACCCCTCCTTCGGGGAGCGGCTGCGGCAGCGGCTGCGGTTGGAGCCGGCGCTGCTGGGGGCCCTGCAGGAGGACGGCCCCGGGCTGCTGAGCCGCGGGCTGCGGGGCCGCCCCGACCCGGGGCCGGCGCTGCGGGGCCTGGCCAGCGCCTTccggctgctggagctggcggCCGTCAACCTCTACCTCTTCCCCTGGCGGAAGGAGTTCGGCACCGTCCAG ACCTTCTCTGGTGCGTACGTGCACTTGCTGCGCCCGGCACTCCCCGAAGCCGACTTGGTGAGGATCTTCAGCCGGCTGGGCTACGAACGGCGTGACCGGCACTGCCTGGCCATCTCCCGACCGCCCCCGGGGCCCGAGctggccgccgccgcctgcgGCTTCTTCGCCTGCCGGCTGGAGTGCGAGATCCTGGCGGAGGTGATGCTGCGGCTGCAGCCGCGCCAGCTGCGTGCCGAGGACCTGCTGGAGGCACGTTGGCTGGCCGGGGACGCGGACACCTGCGCGGAGATCCTGCAGCAGCGGGGGACGCAGCGTGAGGCAGCTGCCAACTGTGGTGACACCGTGGATCTCTACCAGGAGATGCTGGCCGGTTCTGAGGACCCAGGGGGAGAGGACGCAGCCCGCGCAGCGCTGTGGAGGGACCCTGGCAGCCCACGGGGCGCTCAGGACGTGCCCGGGAGGGGCTGGGACCGCTGCGGAGATGGCGAGCTTGGGCAGGAGCCAATGCCCTCCACAGGCACCCCTGACCCGgacacctcttcctcctcttgcctcttcctggagcaggagctCGGTGGGGCCAGCAGCCCGCTCTCCGCCCTGGCCACAGGTAGCATAAGCCCCCCGGTACCAGTGGAGCCCCAGGATTTGGCCCCCCCAGTCCTCCAGGAAGCCCCCGAGCTGCCCTGCTACCAGCTGCACTCCTGCCTGCGCCGGGGCACGCTGCCCTCCTACTGCTGCACcacctgccagcagctccaCGCCGGCGCCTGCGTGGTCGGGCAGGCCTGCCGCACCCGCCACAGCGGACAGGAGCTGCGCAGCGAGAGGCAGCGGCGGCTCTGGCTGCAGCGGACGGAGGTGGACATGCTGCTGGCCGATGGCTCCGGGCCCTGGGCCTAG
- the CDK10 gene encoding cyclin-dependent kinase 10 isoform X1: protein MRGADMAEGGSAEGELEPLRLRRLRGEGFFEVPAADRLGRCRSVKEFEKLNRIGEGTYGIVYRARDTLTDETVALKKVRMDNEKDGMPISSLREITLLLQLRHPNIVELKEVVVGNHLESIFLVMGYCEQDLASLLENMQTPFSEAQVKCIILQVLKGLQYLHENYIIHRDLKVSNLLMTDKGCVKIADFGLARTYGMPPKPMTPKVVTLWYRAPELLLGMTTQTTGIDMWAAGCILAELLAHKPLLPGTSEIHQIDLIVQLLGTPNENIWPGFSKLPLVSQYTLRKQPYNNLKHKFPWLSEAGLRLLNFLFMYDPKKRATAKDCLESSYFKEKPLPCEPELMPTFPHHRNKRAAAAGAGTESQAKRGKP, encoded by the exons ATGCGCGGGGCCGACATGGCGGAGGGGGGCTCTGCCGAGGGGGAGCTGGAGCCGCTGCGGCTGCGGCGGCTGCGGGGCGAGGGCTTCTTCGAGGTGCCGGCGGCCGACCGG CTGGGAAGATGCCGGAGCGTGAAGGAGTTCGAGAAGCTGAATCGGATCGGAGAGGGCACTTACGGCATTGTGT ACCGGGCCCGGGACACCCTGACAGATGAGACGGTGGCACTGAAGAAGGTGCGGATGGACAACGAGAAAGATG GAATGCCCATCAGCAGCCTGCGGGAGAtcaccctgctcctgcagcttcGCCACCCCAACATTGTGGAGCTGAAGGAGGTGGTTGTAGGGAACCATCTGGAGAG CATTTTCCTGGTGATGGGATACTGCGAGCAGGACCTCGCCAGCCTTCTCGAGAACATGCAGACGCCTTTTTCAGAAGCTCAG GTCAAGTGCATCATCCTGCAAGTCCTCAAGGGCCTGCAGTACCTTCACGAGAACTACATCATCCACAG GGACCTGAAGGTGTCCAACCTGCTCATGACTGACAAAGGCTGTGTGAAGATAG CCGATTTCGGACTGGCACGCACCTACGGGATGCCACCGAAGCCGATGACCCCCAAAGTCGTCACACTCTG GTACCGAGCGCccgagctgctgctggggatgaCGACCCAGACCACCGGCATCGATATGTG GGCCGCGGGCTGCATCCTCGCCGAGCTGCTGGCCCACAAGCCGCTGCTGCCGGGCACCTCCGAGATCCACCAGATCGACCTGATCGTGCAGCTCCTGGGGACGCCCAATGAAAACATCTGGCCG GGTTTCTCCAAGCTGCCCCTGGTGAGTCAGTACACCCTGCGGAAGCAGCCCTACAACAACCTCAAGCACAAGTTCCCCTGGCTGTCAGaggccgggctgcggctgctcaACTTCCTCTTCATGTACGATCCCAAGAAGCG GGCAACGGCAAAGGACTGCTTGGAGAGCTCCTATTTCAAGGAGAAGCCCCTGC CCTGCGAGCCGGAGCTCATGCCCACCTTCCCCCACCACCGCAACAAGCGGGCGGCCGCTGCCGGCGCGGGGACAGAGAGCCAGGCGAAGCGCGGCAAGCCCTGA